In Vibrio sp. FE10, the following are encoded in one genomic region:
- a CDS encoding septal ring lytic transglycosylase RlpA family protein produces the protein MQRLAHPHHMKKLHIIFTALILMILAGCTSTSAVGSSKTKEYAKSHALAGKASWYGDKFHGRLTASGETYNMNANTAAHKTLPFGTIVRVTNTDNNKSVDVKINDRGPYVNGRVIDLSHKAFAKIGNVKQGTVPVKIEIVDDSNTFRYKH, from the coding sequence ATGCAGAGATTAGCGCACCCACATCATATGAAAAAATTACATATTATCTTTACCGCTCTTATTCTTATGATATTAGCCGGATGTACCTCAACGTCGGCTGTCGGCAGTTCCAAAACAAAGGAATATGCCAAGTCACATGCTCTTGCTGGTAAAGCTTCTTGGTATGGCGATAAATTCCATGGAAGGCTCACAGCAAGTGGTGAGACGTATAATATGAATGCGAATACTGCTGCTCATAAAACCTTGCCATTCGGGACTATCGTGAGAGTGACCAATACAGACAATAACAAGTCTGTTGATGTGAAAATTAACGACCGAGGCCCTTACGTCAATGGCCGAGTGATCGACCTTTCGCACAAGGCATTTGCAAAAATCGGCAATGTTAAACAAGGCACCGTGCCTGTCAAAATCGAGATTGTTGACGACAGCAATACCTTTAGGTACAAACACTAG
- a CDS encoding DUF2938 domain-containing protein yields the protein MGIPSLDYALVARWFVLISKGQFFHNPIMATPEVKGEKVLGWILHYLIGIVFALVLIFIWGEEWLAEPRLIPALLTGIVTLAFPFFVIQPCLGFGIAASKSPKPWKARSLSLLAHSTYGIGLFWSALLVTIVTNG from the coding sequence TTGGGGATTCCATCACTTGATTACGCACTGGTCGCTCGTTGGTTCGTTTTAATATCCAAAGGGCAATTTTTTCATAACCCTATAATGGCGACACCAGAAGTGAAAGGAGAGAAGGTTTTAGGATGGATATTGCATTACTTGATAGGTATCGTTTTTGCGCTGGTTCTCATCTTTATTTGGGGAGAAGAATGGCTAGCAGAACCGAGGTTAATTCCGGCTTTACTGACTGGTATTGTAACTTTGGCCTTTCCATTCTTTGTCATTCAACCTTGCCTTGGCTTCGGGATAGCGGCAAGTAAAAGCCCAAAACCTTGGAAAGCACGATCCTTAAGCTTGTTGGCACATAGCACATACGGAATCGGTTTATTCTGGAGTGCTTTGCTAGTAACGATTGTGACTAATGGCTGA
- the istB gene encoding IS21-like element helper ATPase IstB — translation MDAIIQQLKSLRLSHASDALEQQRIHPATYAELGFEERLGLILDHEIVNRDQTKIQRLKRQAKLRLSASGNQLDYRPERGLKRAMMGELLSGTYLQKRQNVLITGATGAGKTYVACALAEQACEQHCPSRYYRLNRLLDDLSSSRLDGSYQKLLLSLSKKKLLVIDDWGMEKLSQEHASNLLEVLEDRYQECSTIIISQLPVKEWHEMIDNSTIADAILDRLVHQSHRIELRGESMRKLA, via the coding sequence ATGGACGCAATAATCCAACAGTTAAAATCACTACGCCTAAGTCATGCTTCTGATGCACTGGAACAGCAAAGGATACACCCCGCGACCTATGCTGAACTTGGCTTTGAAGAAAGGTTAGGACTCATCCTTGATCATGAGATAGTGAACCGAGATCAAACCAAAATCCAACGACTTAAACGGCAAGCCAAGCTGCGCCTAAGCGCTAGCGGTAATCAACTGGACTACCGCCCAGAACGAGGCTTAAAAAGAGCAATGATGGGAGAGTTATTATCAGGCACTTATTTACAAAAGCGACAGAATGTCCTGATTACAGGTGCAACAGGTGCAGGTAAAACCTATGTTGCTTGTGCGCTCGCCGAGCAGGCGTGTGAGCAACACTGCCCAAGTCGTTATTATCGCCTAAATCGTTTACTTGATGACCTGAGTAGTAGCCGCCTTGATGGCAGCTATCAAAAGCTGCTACTGAGCTTGTCTAAGAAAAAACTGTTGGTTATCGATGACTGGGGAATGGAAAAACTCAGCCAAGAGCATGCAAGTAATCTTCTCGAAGTGCTAGAAGATAGATACCAAGAGTGCAGTACAATCATTATCAGCCAACTACCTGTAAAAGAATGGCACGAGATGATCGACAACTCGACGATCGCTGATGCGATCTTAGATAGGTTGGTTCATCAAAGTCATAGAATCGAGTTACGAGGGGAATCAATGAGAAAACTGGCTTAA